The Monomorium pharaonis isolate MP-MQ-018 chromosome 5, ASM1337386v2, whole genome shotgun sequence genome includes a window with the following:
- the LOC105831978 gene encoding mitochondrial import inner membrane translocase subunit Tim10 B has protein sequence MDALQQRNLKDFLLLYNQISETCFKKCANTFLSREITSNEDLCVSHCAEKYIHANHKIMEVFMEVQPIMVRKRIDEINTAQRTLEAQNQQTKVEENPQ, from the exons CTCAAAGATTTCCTTCTGCTTTACAACCAGATATCCGAAACATGTTTTAAGAAATGTGCAAATACATTCCTTTCTCGAGAAATTACCTCTAACGAA GATCTCTGCGTGAGTCACTGTGCAGAGAAGTACATTCATGccaatcataaaataatggaAGTGTTCATGGAAGTGCAACCTATAATGGTGCGCAAAAGAATAGACGAGATAAATACAGCTCAAAGAACATTAGAAGCGCAGAATCAACAAACCAAAGTAGAAGAGAATCCACAatag